Genomic window (Mycolicibacterium smegmatis):
TCTCGGCGACCAGCCGTTCACGTACGCGGTCGATCAGTGACGGGCTCACGCCGCCTCCCGCACAGGATGCTGCGCGAGCACGCCGAGCACGCGTCGCGCCGCGGTGGCCAGCGGAGAGCGGCGCGTGAGCCGCAACCCGCCACGTTCGAGTGCCTCGTCGAGACCGGGCTGCGGACGCATCGACGCCAGCAGCGGCAGGTCGACGATGTCGGCGACCTCGGCGGCACGCAGACCTCCCGGTGCCGGACCGCGCACCACCACACCGATGTTGGGATTGCACGTGGCGATCCAGGATCCGGCGGCCGCTGCCGCGGCACACGAACGCACATCGGCGCGGGCGACCACGACCACCAGGTCGGCTGCCTCGAGCGCGGCCTCGGCCGCGTCGGTGCTGCGCCGGGGGACGTCGCAGACCACCAAAGTCGCGCCGCGACAACCCGCGTCGATCACGGCGTGCAGTGCCGCCGCGGTGATGTCGACGCCCGCGCGTCCACCCGAGAGCACACTGATCTCGCCGCGGCGCGGCAGCGCGTCGCGCAACGCGCCGTACCCGAGCCTGCCGCCCTGCAGCGCAAGATCCGCCCACCGCAGACCCGGCTGATCCTCACTGCCGAGCACGAGGTCGATGCCGCCGCTCCACGGGTCGGCGTCGACGAGCAACGCTCCCGGCGCCGACAGGGCAAGCGCGGCGGCGAACACCGATGCCCCGGCGCCGCCTTTCGCCGCGACCACCGCAACCACCGGTCCGCGGTGTCCACCGCCCTCGTCGACGACAGACAGCGCCGCCACAAGATCGGTGTCCTGGCGGGGCAGCGTCACGACGTGTTGCGCACCGACGGCGATCGCGGCCTGCCAATCGGCCGGACCCGGTTCGTCGCATCCGATCACGAGCACCCGGTCGCGGCGCGGCAGTCCCCGGTCGGCGCACCGCCGCGCGGCCGACGCGTCGAGCAGCACGGCCGCCGCGGACAGCCAGGCCTTACGACTCGACGGCATCGCCACCTCGACCAGGTCGACGCCGGCCGCGGCAGCGACCCGGGCCACCTCCCCACGCAGCAGCGGATCGCCGAGGACCGCGAGAACGGCGGCGGTGTTCCTTTGCTTGTCTGTCCGGGTGTCCTTCGCAGCGGCCATGCCACAAATGTGACGGCCACCGATATGTCGGCACCACAGCAGAACCACAATCTGTGGATAAATCACAGGTTGTGGATAACTTTGACCGGAAATTCTCCGGCAACGACCACTCGCCACTGACACCGGCACTACGGGCCCGGCAATGACGGGCAATCTCGGCGCGGTTTGCGGAGACGGGAATTTTCCCTGGAAAAGAAGACGACCCCCGCCAGGGGGGGAGGAGGCGGAGGTCGTCGCGTATCAGCCCCGGGGGGTCGGGCTGATACACCTCGGCATAAGCCGAGTAATGCTCACTATACACATGTAACTGCCGAAAGTCGCAAGAGATCTGACTGCGAGTTTCCTGCAAGCCGTCTGGCGCTCCGAATGGTGGGAATGTGTCGTGAGCTGCCATTTTGTACCTTCGGTCGGTTATTGACGCCGAGGGCCATCTATGCTGGCGCTTGTGACCGCATCCGATCGGGCCGCTGAGGAATCGATCGCGGCGACATCCGACGCAACACCCCGCGGCGACGATGGTCGCCCCGTGCGCACGGCCGCGTTCTTCGACCTCGACAAGACCGTGATCGCCAAGTCGAGCACGTTGGCATTCAGCAAACCGTTCTTCGACCAAGGACTGCTGAACCGTCGCACCGTGCTGAAGTCGTCCTACGCGCAGTTCCTCTTCCTGATGTCGGGCGCGGATCACGATCAGATGGACCGGATGCGTGACTACATCACAAACATGTGCGCCGGCTGGGACGTCGAACAGGTGAAATCCATCGTCGGCGAGACCCTCCACGGGATCGTCGACCCGCTCGTGTTCGCCGAGGCCGCCGAGTTGATCGCCGATCACAAGTTGTGCGGCCGCGACGTCGTCGTGGTCTCGGCATCGGGCGAGGAGATCGTCGCCCCCATCGCCAGGGCGCTCGGCGCCACGCACGCGATGGCCACCCGCATGGTGGTGGAGGACGGCCGGTACACCGGTGAGATCGCGTTCTACTGCTACGGCGAGGGCAAGGCCCAGGCCATCAAAGCTCTTGCGGCGCGTGAGGGTTACGCGCTCGAGCACTGCTACGCGTACTCGGATTCGATCACCGATCTGCCGATGCTCGAGACGGTGGGGCACCCCACCGCGGTCAACCCCGACCGCGCGTTGCGCAAGGAGGCCCTCGCCCGCGACTGGCCGGTGCTGACGTTCACCAAGCCCGTCTCGCTGCGTGACCGGTTCCCCGCGCCGTCGGGTGCGGCGGTCGCCACCACCGCGGCCGTCGGCATCAGCGCACTGGCCGCCGGCGCTCTGACGTACTCGCTGCTGCGCCGGTTCGCGCTCTGACGCAATCGCTTCGGCGCCGTTTCGTGAAGGTAGCTGGACACCGCTGCGTAACGATCGGACGACGCGCGGATTTTGGCCCTTGCTGTGACTCGGGACACGTAGTACAAAGGAGGCACGGAAGCTTGGCGAGGCCAAGACCCAGCCGGAAGAGAAGGCTAGATCTCCCGACCCAAGCTCCTAGCACGGATACCGAGCACCCACGCGGAGCACATGCCGCGGAATAGGCAAAAGTGTTGCGGACCTGCGTAGTTTCGAAAAGCGGACGGCCACGACGGCCCTTTGGGTGGGGTTGCAGCCGTAGCGCATCGCAAAGACGCCGAGGTCACCCACGCAACCCACATCGCACGCTTGGTCACTCGGGGTCCGTGCTAGCGGGCGGCGAACCGGACATTGTCCGGGACGCCGCCCGATTTCTTTTGCTGGACCCGGTCAAGTTCGTCACTGCGCCTGGGCTTCCCGGTACCCCATCGCCGACGAGATGCGCGCCGCGCTGCGCCGCACCACGGGCACCAGGCCGCGCATCCGCGCGGCGGGCATGTAGGGCCGCGTCGCCGACACACTGATCGCCCCGACGATGGCCTTCGAGGCGTCGCGCACCGGGGCCGCCACGCACCGGATACCGGGCTCGTTGTCCTCCAGGTCCATCGCAGAACCGCTCTTGGCGTAGGTCTGCATGCGCGTGCAGAACTCGGCGCACCGCTCGGCGAGCTCGCCGCGTCGCACCACCGTCGGGACCGTCACGCGGTCCTCGTCGGCGATGTACAGCTCTTCCCAGCGCTCCGGGGAATCCAGCAGCAGCGCCATCCCCACGCCCGTGCGCGTCAACGGCATGCGGTGCCCCACCCGTGAGCGCATCTCGGCGCCGCGCGTACCGGGCAGCTTCTCCAGGTACAGCACCGAGTCGCCGTCGACCACGCCCAGGTGCACGGTGTCGTGCACCTGCTCGGACAGCTCCTCCAAAAACGGGCGGGCCACCACGGGCAACGGATTGCCGTGCAACGCTTTGAATCCCAGCTCGATCAACGCAGGCCCCAGCGTGTAGCCACCGTCGACGTGACGCAGGAACTCCTCGTGCACCAGCAGCTGGACCAGGCGGTGGGTGGTGCTGCGTCCCAGGCCGGTGTGCTCGACGAGGCCACGCAGATCCCGTGCACCGTCGGCGACGGCCCTGATCACCGCCAGTCCACGCGCCAGCGTCTGGGTACCGGGTGGAACGCTCATGCCGCGAGCATCCCATATATAGGGATTGTGTTGGAAATTTTGGGACTGGGTTCCCATAGTGGCCCTTGTGACCCATCACACCCCGGCGCCCGGCGTGGCGCGGCTCATCGCCCTGGACTGGGGCACGACCGCGTTGCGGGCCTGGCTCCTCGGCGACAACGGCCGGGTGCTCGACGCGCGTGCCCATGACGGCGGACTGCTCAGCGTCACCGCAGGCACGCCGACCGACATCAGGGCAGACACCCGCGCCGACGACTACGAGAAGGTGTTCGCCGCGGTGTGCGGCGACTGGCTCGGCGCGCAGCCGGGCCTGCCGGCGATCGCGTGCGGCATGGTGGGCAGCGCGCAGGGCTGGCAGGAGGCCGGCTACGTGACCGTGCCCGCCGACCTGCGCTTCGACGCCGCGACGCTCACCCGCGTACCCCACAAAGACGGCGTGCTGCACCTCGTTCCCGGACTGCGGGTCGCCCCCACCGGCCAGAGGAC
Coding sequences:
- a CDS encoding HAD-IB family hydrolase → MLALVTASDRAAEESIAATSDATPRGDDGRPVRTAAFFDLDKTVIAKSSTLAFSKPFFDQGLLNRRTVLKSSYAQFLFLMSGADHDQMDRMRDYITNMCAGWDVEQVKSIVGETLHGIVDPLVFAEAAELIADHKLCGRDVVVVSASGEEIVAPIARALGATHAMATRMVVEDGRYTGEIAFYCYGEGKAQAIKALAAREGYALEHCYAYSDSITDLPMLETVGHPTAVNPDRALRKEALARDWPVLTFTKPVSLRDRFPAPSGAAVATTAAVGISALAAGALTYSLLRRFAL
- the ssd gene encoding septum site-determining protein Ssd gives rise to the protein MAAAKDTRTDKQRNTAAVLAVLGDPLLRGEVARVAAAAGVDLVEVAMPSSRKAWLSAAAVLLDASAARRCADRGLPRRDRVLVIGCDEPGPADWQAAIAVGAQHVVTLPRQDTDLVAALSVVDEGGGHRGPVVAVVAAKGGAGASVFAAALALSAPGALLVDADPWSGGIDLVLGSEDQPGLRWADLALQGGRLGYGALRDALPRRGEISVLSGGRAGVDITAAALHAVIDAGCRGATLVVCDVPRRSTDAAEAALEAADLVVVVARADVRSCAAAAAAGSWIATCNPNIGVVVRGPAPGGLRAAEVADIVDLPLLASMRPQPGLDEALERGGLRLTRRSPLATAARRVLGVLAQHPVREAA
- a CDS encoding IclR family transcriptional regulator, translated to MSVPPGTQTLARGLAVIRAVADGARDLRGLVEHTGLGRSTTHRLVQLLVHEEFLRHVDGGYTLGPALIELGFKALHGNPLPVVARPFLEELSEQVHDTVHLGVVDGDSVLYLEKLPGTRGAEMRSRVGHRMPLTRTGVGMALLLDSPERWEELYIADEDRVTVPTVVRRGELAERCAEFCTRMQTYAKSGSAMDLEDNEPGIRCVAAPVRDASKAIVGAISVSATRPYMPAARMRGLVPVVRRSAARISSAMGYREAQAQ